AAGCTAAAGGGCTGTCGCCCCGCTATGACGGCCGCTGCCGTAATCTTAGAATCGTCGATCCGCTCAAGGATGCCGCCCTTCGATTCAAGGCTCCACAAGAGGGTCAGATAGTCATCGATGACTTGATCAAGGGAAAAGTCGTCTTCGACAACACCGTACTGGATGACCTGATCATTCTCAGATCAAACGGATATCCGACCTACAATTTCTCAGTCGTGGTCGATGACGCCTTGATGGGCATCACTCACGTTGTGCGGGGGGATGATCATTTGACCAACACCCCAAGGCAGATCCCCATCTTTGTGGCGCTGGGCTTCCCCGTCCCGCGCTTCGGACACCTGCCGATGATTTTAGGTGCCGACAAGACGCGCCTCTCCAAGCGCCATGGCGCCACCTCGATCATGGCCTATAAAGACATGGGTTTTCTGCCAGACGCCATGGTCAATTATCTGGTTCGACTTGGCTGGTCTCACGGAGATCAGGAACTCTTTACCCGGCAGGAGTTGATCGAAAAGTTCTCGTGGGATCATGTACAGAAGTCCGCCGCAGTCTTCAATCCGGATAAACTGCACTGGATGAATGCTGAATACATTAAAACCAGTCCCCCGCATCAGGTTGCGGAAGCTCTTGTGCCCTTATTGGAACAAGTGGGGTTAGAGAAGGAGATCGAGGCTGTCTCGGATGAATGGCTTGCACAACTGGTCGTCTTGGTGAAGGAGCGAGCCAAGACCTTGGTCGAAATGGTGGAGTGGGTGAAGCCGTATTTCGGGCAGGAGGTCCAACTTGAAGTGGAGGCAGCCAAGAAATTTCTCACCCCCACGGTCGCTCCGTTGCTGCAGAAGCTTCTCACGCGCTTCGAGGCGGTTCCCAGTTTTTCTAAACAGACTTGGGAGGAGAGCTTCAAGAAGCTTGTCGAGGGAGAGGGTGTCAAGATGGGTGCGTTAGCCCAGCCTGTTCGTGTGGCGCTGACCGGGCGAACCGCAAGCCCGGGACTCTTTGAGGTGATGGAAGTGCTGGGCCGTGACCGCACCCTGTTTCGCCTCCGAAAAGGGCTCGAACGAGCCTCCGCTGGATGAAGGGCTTTCCGGCCAAACCCGCGTCGATCTTGACGGAATTGCGATTGATATATTACTGTGAACCTCGGTTGGGGGATCGTCTAGCGGTAGGACGTCAGTCTCTGGATCTGACTACCTAGGTTCGATTCCTAGTCCCCCAGCCAAAATTTCTCTCTCATGACACTTCCACGATTTGCTTCGATACCGCGCTGGGGGATCGTCTAGCGGTAGGACGCCGGCCTTTGGAGCCGGCTACCTAGGTTCGATTCCTAGTCCCCCAGCCATTTTCATTTCGAGCCTGCCGGTGGTAA
This region of Nitrospira sp. genomic DNA includes:
- the gltX gene encoding glutamate--tRNA ligase, whose protein sequence is MSEVRVRFAPSPTGFLHIGGVRTALFNWLFARQQRGVFILRIEDTDQSRSTDESIQAIIDGMKWVGLDWDEGPFRQTERMDLYRSHAMKLFEAGHAYWCVCKAEELEARRKEAEAKGLSPRYDGRCRNLRIVDPLKDAALRFKAPQEGQIVIDDLIKGKVVFDNTVLDDLIILRSNGYPTYNFSVVVDDALMGITHVVRGDDHLTNTPRQIPIFVALGFPVPRFGHLPMILGADKTRLSKRHGATSIMAYKDMGFLPDAMVNYLVRLGWSHGDQELFTRQELIEKFSWDHVQKSAAVFNPDKLHWMNAEYIKTSPPHQVAEALVPLLEQVGLEKEIEAVSDEWLAQLVVLVKERAKTLVEMVEWVKPYFGQEVQLEVEAAKKFLTPTVAPLLQKLLTRFEAVPSFSKQTWEESFKKLVEGEGVKMGALAQPVRVALTGRTASPGLFEVMEVLGRDRTLFRLRKGLERASAG